Below is a window of Ischnura elegans chromosome 1, ioIscEleg1.1, whole genome shotgun sequence DNA.
GACGGCTTGTCTGTAATTGATATTACATACATACTCAGAAATTTAAGTGCCCTAGTTTTGGGTGTTTAAGTTGTAAATAGAATTGGTACAATAATTATTGGTTTAATCTGAATATCTTGTACGCACCTAGAATTTTCGGGGTATGAAATGGGTGATCACGCATTATGTGAAAAGTCAAGTTGGAATTGAGCCAGTCGTTCACTGCTGCTACTTCTCTTTCTGAAGGGCGACTGTCCAaatctcttgaaataaaaacatccACAAGAGGGTCAGCCATGGGTAGAAACCGCCACATGTTGCCTTGGCTGCCTGGTTAACACGGaaaaatgtaatgtaaatattcaatttcttcgTGATTCCAGTGTGGTAATTATCTAAGGATTTTGTTTTATAATCACAAAATGgtacatttctttattttttaaaaataacatggaatgaggtaaattattgaaattaaagcATACTGATAGCgttgaaaatattacaaatttcagtaaatctttaaaaaagtaaatggagTTAAAAGTTCCTCTTAAATTTTACtactaaatgaaaattttctactaaaatctagcattaaaagtgaattttttagaATACActtcgtattttaatttttgaaattatttttaatgagtacTTACCCAAGAGATTTCCTAGGCTGGGTATGTTTCCCACATAACAAAGATCCAGGTTGCTATGAGCATGCATAAGGTGACAAAGTATTTCATGTAGCGTTTCATGTATTGAGCCATTCTTGTTTTCCATGTTTGCTCCTAATTTCTCTTCTTGCCATCCAAATCATAGTTACATTAATCAATGAGGGtgcattaaattatttgcttaTTACTTCATGCAGAACTGAAACAACGCTGTCCAATAATTTCTAATAGCTCATTACCATTTGATGTGCTGTGGTTAGTTGGTATAGATTCATTATAGGCTGAGAATATCTTATTGCTATCCTGTTTGATATCGATTGGCTTTATGTCATGATACAATCTCATTGTCCAGTTTGGATAGTATTTTTTGACTAATTTTGCATTTTCCTCTATTCCCTGTATTATACAATGAGAAATATGAATTATCATTCGAATGCAGTATTTGCAATGGAAGAATCCTTGAGGATGAACCCTCATTTGAGAAGACTACTGTCTTCTTTAAAGAAGTGAaagtcattgaaataattaataatggcagcaattaaaaatgaaaacccgAGGGATTCATTCTAGGTATATTAAGTTGTGCCTGTGTTTTATAAGCAGCAATAACGTTAAATATCACTATTATCTGCATTAATTTGAATTCTTAGCCATAAATCTGAAGATTGTGCAATACTTTTGTAGTCTAAGTCTTCCAGATTCTAAGGTGAATTCTCTTTTGCCTGGAAGGAAACATTCATTTCTTACATATATGTGTGTATGGCAAATCATAATGTACCTTGAAGTAGCCCCGGCGATTTTTAACATTTccatagaatgaaaatgaaactacATGTTGATGAGGGCCTCTACTTGTAGCTATGTCACTACAGGTTGacttcttataaaattcttcTGTGCCGTAGAAATAGCCATTCAAATTCATCTTCAGTGGTGATGTAGACCAGTCAGGGCAACTAGAGGTGGAGATCTGttgataaattttttttggagtttaAATGGGAGAGGTCAATGGTATGAAAGTCATTTGGTCTCGCAGTGAGGCATGAAAATAAAACGATGATAAcctttacttaaaatttcattttctggtATGATGGAGCGAGGTGGAATTATTGAAATTACAGTAGATTCTGGCTTTTCATGGGTTTGACTTAATATCCAAGTTAATTTTGCATGTGCTTTTTCACGTTGaagttttgccaattttttcctaCAGACACAATATGTTATCAATTATGTAATTCTTTGCTTTGTTTgttaacaaaacatttttttttaaatacagctgCATTTAAATGCACTGATGCTGTTTAAACTGATTTCTCATCTGGATAAATGGAATCCAGATTCAACTTACTATGGATTTCTCTCCGCAACAGAATCTCAGGAACAGATAAATATCTGTATGTGAGGGCTAATATGCtacatattgataatttttagttttaccttttctttcctttccaaGCCCTATTTTTAgtgttataatttcattttcaaaagggTTCTTTTTTCGGGTGATCTATCTCAAAAGCAAGTTTGGGGAATAAATGTATATAAGTTATTGCAAGTACAATTTTGAATGCCTTTTGCATCTTGAACATTGAAAGCATTAAGAGGTAGCATGTATTCAGACTGTCCCATTAATCGTGCTTCATTGCTGACCTCCGATTTTGATCAATCCTTATCAACCTTGGTGGACAAGAAGGATCTAGGCAGGCGGTTAAACTAattaacttttacattaaaaaccCTTACTCCCCAGCACATACTTGGTAACCTTCGCCCCCATAGCATCCTAGGGTATCATCAAGTTGATTGTGACCATGGTCTGGTTTAACCTTCCTCAACCAATGATCTCTGCATGGCCATTTATGGTGAAATGATGGGTAGTTAGAATCTAAGTACATTGTCATTGTCTTTGGCACTCTTGAAAGCCAATCGTTTGTCATATTCAGTTGCCTAGATATTCGGATGCATACCTAAGTGACTTTTTATCCCTACATGACCTGTGGTGATCATTGCCGATGATGATCGAACCCATGGTCATTATCTTTTTCATCTTTCCAACGTATAAGGGTTTGACTTTGTTTTGTCATTTATGAACTTCAATTTCCACAAAGTGCAGAGaggaatgacacctcggtagcttaactggctaaagcacttgactggaaatcgggggatcgggtttgaatcctggtcaaggcgaatgattttttctctgtggattttttgcacaatttgtgcattgcaggtgactcccgttAAAGTTTTCTCCGTGGCATAGTCCCGGTATATGTACTTAAAATTGAGTCGGAAACCATTAAACAAGGGTTTGATCCCATGGTTGTTCAGACACTCTATATATGTAATACTTCAGTGACCATTGACCTCCATCTAGCCATTGGAGTTCAATTGATTAACAATATGGATTTGTAGAAGTCATCAATGACTTTTTCAACCATAACTTCCTATGACATACTGGTAAACATGCTGGTTATTCATATAATATGGAACAAACCTCAGTGACATTTGACCCACACATGACCCTTCGAGGTTAACAATTGGGTCAGAATGGGTTGGTGTGTTGGTCATAATTGTTCTTTTTTGTGATTCCAACATTGTGTGATCAATTGTTCTCCTGTTTGAGTGTGCCAGTTTTAAGTTAGCGCCTCCTACAGggtttgtttttcttttcgatGTTCATTTGTTCGGGAGTCCTATATTGAGAGTGTAAGCGCATGCCCTGTTGAATAAATATGGTACATGCCAAGTTAATTTGTTTGTCTGACGATAATCAATAGGTAAGTAAGTAATTATAGGCCCTGCCTTTGAAGACAACATGGTGGACTGTCCCATTGACATTGGCACACTTGAAAACCTTGAAGAATCTTTGCAGGAAGTTTAGTTCTGTTGCATAATCtatcaagggcatacccaggatcataaatagggggggcaagccatggtctagggggtggCAAACCAAATTGTGGCATTACTTTATGAGATTGTTTCCTTGGAAAAAtcgttatattttagttacacatcttatactaatacatctTTCAtgggttgaaagaaaatttgttgaatgctttcgtttcaattcaatactgattttgcttaaagacttttgcaatttttgcctcTGTAGGGGGgagaggcagctgccccctcctgcccctcgctggatacgaCCATATAATCTATGTACGTTTATATATTACGATTTAAGGACTACCTACTTAGCATCAGATAAGTTGTAGATACCAGGAAGAGGTGATAGCCATTTCTCATTGCTATTCATCTTTTTACATGCTCATCCATATGAATCCATATGAATATGGTATACCTAGTATTTTGAAGAACCAAAAATTATCTCCTTGTTGCAATTGCATGAGACTGACTGcattatttatacatacatactttGGAAAAAGGCGCATTGATGGACAAGTATGGAAATACACTGTATCAAAGGCACAGGAGCTAATACCAATGATATAATAATCAACCTCCTACCTTTCTCTTCTCCTTAGTTAACACATGGCTTATAGTCATGGCTGTTGTGATTTTGTCTGTAAAGATATTCAAGTTCATTCCTTCAGCTGAATTTCCTGGGCCAAATTTTACATGATTGATGATGATTCCTGTGTACAAAATGTATGCTGTTGATGCCAGCAAAAGTCCAATAGAGAGAATGACACGGTTAGAAAATATGGACCCTTCCATCACCTGTAAACGTGAAAAATGCTCATTTCATATGTGCAGCTaatgaatattttagaatttttttgaaTCATTCatgagtaaataatgaggttttgtGTTAAAACTTACTGTTGGAATAAGGAGATTTCTTCTTTCTGGTTCATCAATGCATCAATGCAAGCCTTTTTTCAGAGAACTTCGATTGAATTAATTAAGGCCATTGATTATTAAATGTATTCATTGATGTGATGGGATGGCTTCATTCTCTTTATTTATCCTGTCATATAAATTGGTAACcatgaaaatattacaaataaaattaaatagtttgCTATCACATCTTGAGAAATTTGATTCTTTACCTTAAAGAATTTGTGGTAGGTCGGTAGTTGGCAGCATGAGGAAAACATTccaattattttactaaaaaatcaGATTGACTGTATTCTTGTCATCAACTACAGGTTATGTTCTTTGCCCCTGAAACTGAACGAAGCTATGTATTCCAACCCTGACAAAATATTGCTAATCTTGTGGAGCCCTGCTTTATTATGGGTTAACTTAAGATGGATATGATGAgctttttgaaatttcatatttttcttatttgaaataTGCTTCAATTTGCTGATCACTTAGCTACCATAGAAGAGACAGAGATGGCTTTGAATTCTGGTTAATTCTTTTTTGATTCTGGTTAATGTGGATATGGTTATGgacagtggcagatccaggatagggacagggggGGATAGGGGCAAGTGGatgttaaaattccagcagtagtgggggtcgtaaaaaattaccatgctatctagtgtaaattggatatccaaggggagggggctatagccctcttagCCCCCCTTATAGATCCCCCACTGGTTATGGATAGATATCAAGTGAAAATAAGCACAcagaaaaataagatatttgtatGTAGCAGAAGGGAAGAAGTCAAGACTGACAATAGGGAATCATAAAATGGAAGTAGTGAATGAATTCTGATAATACGGAAGCAGAATAACTAGGCAGTGATTGAAGAAGCAGgagagaaattatcagtagaatagcccacaCAAAGAGGGCATTCCACCTAAAGAAAGATGTTCTTACAGCAGGAAATTTATGCATGGAAGTAAAGgaacaatttattagaacttatatttggagtatgcttctctacgagAGTGAAGCATGAATAATGACAGCTGGGGACAATTATGGAAACTCTGTGACAAAAAATCTACTTGAAAACCGAGGGAAGTAGGACGGCGACAGGGGCAGATTTGGGGGTGGGTTGGGGGCGCAGTCGCCGCCACAAGATTtctggaaaaagagaaaatatggtaGTCATTAAGGTAGTTCTCCAATGTAGGTTTTTATTTTGCTCATGCAACAAGTAATATTAAATGGGAGAAAATTATCGCTGAGAggaattgcataccaccaaggtgcTGCAGAAAGAAGTGTACCATCCCCCTCCAAAAGAAACGACCCTATTCACCTGCATACCCTGCTTTACGAGTCCTCATATTTTACATCTATATCCACTGGAGTGTAAAATGAAGGCGCGGAGGGTATTTTTACCCTTCATAACATAGCCCCTCCTTCCGTTACACTCTGCCAAGGTGGATTTACCACCATACATGGCATAGATGTATATTATTGTCAAACAAGTGAATTGGaaggcagtggcggcttgcccattaGGACTCTCGgactcccaaagatttgaaaaaggaaaaaaaattaaatacccattcaatagggtggtttcctattattttcctattaaactttccgaacttagccagttttaataagtgattattatgacatgtttccctgagctctgcacctcatgcatgcattggtaacctcagacgatgtataactcctatcctctcgtgtagaaactaggtccctgtgacgtcatgcggagtggaatcgcatgggcgccaatctggcctttttcaaatgaggataaaatttgacccttgccattcgtctaaaccggtatttcaaaaaccaaataatttgtgtattatgaatacactaatggtgggtaacgaatcgcaatcaatgcctttcgttttctttgatgaaggaaactaccctattgtaggtaattatacatctattaaccaaagtgttttttttattcgcaaacatcgaaaatgtaggaaaaacacgcaaaaatagggcgagaagttcgtatttgtagccgtggggcgctggccagaacttCCCAATCCATCAattgcagttatatgaagagtgggagtggtgggggctgctggtgctatgacgcgtctaagcttgtgccttgaagtcttgggacgccgcccgagcatgcgcagaacgacgtatTCTAGTGAGTTCACTTCGCCGCGCctgccggcgggcgtataatctggagTCTACTTGGTGCTGAGGTGTTGCAGAATACTTTTTTGgttctaattttattattataaatatttaaattacatattttaaattaaacaaatttagtACCTAGATAGGACCTTCTTCAAGGACCTGAATCTCCTGCCGATCCCATGTATATAtctatttttaacaataatgtaTGTAAAGAGCAATATTGTCAATTAGGAAGCGAATAGTGCAATCCACCAGCATCaaacaaggataaaaaataatattcatcagaATTACGTACGAACAAGGGCAGCCAAAATGGGGCCCAGAGAAATGGGCACTAAACTGTATAATAATTTGCCATTatgtttaaaagaaataaaaagcatcAATGCTTTTAAATCTGATCTAAAAAGGTACTTACAAAAATAGCTTTTCTATTCAATTGGTGAATATCTCACTGAatcttaatgttaaaatattcaattgtatatataatatgtatatgtatttgaTGTGTTTATGACGTGCCTTATATATCTATGCATGTAGATGCATCAGATCTccgggaaaataaatatttattattatagtcttaaaaactcactaaaatacacaaaatattcatatatattgaTCCCCCCCACTgaagtgttccccccccccccccccccgagcatttgactcacgagccgccattGTTGGAAGGACTATCGAGTCCTGAATTCGCTTGCAGTAAAGACATTGTTATTATTACGCGAGGGCGTATTTTTACCGCGGAATTTATGATCATTATGTCAATAAGTTTACCTCTGTTCTCTTAATTTAGTTCAGGAAAGTGGCATTTGACTGAGGTTTCCGTAGTTTTGTGAAGAATGAAGTggaacaaatgaaatatttagatagTTTAGTATTCAATTGTCCTTCGCGTTATTTCGGATTTATTCATGGTGCTATGCCCTCGGGGTCCCTAATAGGTGAACATTAGATAACCTCAACACCTTATGGTAAGGGGAAAGAGTCAgatttgaaatgtgtgttttgaGATGACAAAGAAAGAAAGATTAGAAAAAGCTTATCGTTATCAGCGGCGATATAGGCGGAATTTTCGATGGACTTTCCTCGTTCTATCAAAGCTGACATTCATCACATTTCCAGCCCTGGCCTGCCTGAGAAACGGACTGTAGTGATGCCTCATTTTTCTTGTTCCACAGATGGTATCGGAATAATAGTGAACTCGTGCCTTTTAGGTGAATAACGGGTTTTAAACGTTCAAAAACTATCCAGCTCCaatagaatttatattttataacctACCTTTGTGCCTCGCTTGGAAGATGAAAAGCCGTATTCTTCTTCTCCGCAATAATCCAAAGAATACTAGGGACTTAAAAGTCACCGTATTTCTTCACCAGCTGATGTAGATCATTGCTTCATAGACCTTAAAAATTAGCGCGTGGTACCCAATTAGACATAAGGTGATTACATTAATCCAACTTTTGAGAAGTTTTTCTTGTTTTCCACTCACGCTCCTCTTTGCCAGTGGGATTCGCGGCACTTTCACTGATAAGAATGAAGCTCGCCTTGTATATTATAGTTCTTGAGGTTTGAGGATGGAGGATAGAGGTGGGCGTCGTCGGAATATTGGGTGTTTC
It encodes the following:
- the LOC124166578 gene encoding uncharacterized protein LOC124166578 isoform X1 codes for the protein MEGSIFSNRVILSIGLLLASTAYILYTGIIINHVKFGPGNSAEGMNLNIFTDKITTAMTISHVLTKEKRKISTSSCPDWSTSPLKMNLNGYFYGTEEFYKKSTCSDIATSRGPHQHVVSFSFYGNVKNRRGYFKGIEENAKLVKKYYPNWTMRLYHDIKPIDIKQDSNKIFSAYNESIPTNHSTSNEEKLGANMENKNGSIHETLHEILCHLMHAHSNLDLCYVGNIPSLGNLLGSQGNMWRFLPMADPLVDVFISRDLDSRPSEREVAAVNDWLNSNLTFHIMRDHPFHTPKILAGMWGAVVYPKREELFNLTLTMMAKGRKAKSKGLDQIVLKEVLWPAAKESLKQHDSYHCKIFGKDRKVDAWPSRRNINEPYNFVGARIGVDVRPMQKACPLQCRPPKAKHWVYC
- the LOC124166578 gene encoding uncharacterized protein LOC124166578 isoform X2; the protein is MEGSIFSNRVILSIGLLLASTAYILYTGIIINHVKFGPGNSAEGMNLNIFTDKITTAMTISHVLTKEKRKISTSSCPDWSTSPLKMNLNGYFYGTEEFYKKSTCSDIATSRGPHQHVVSFSFYGNVKNRRGYFKGIEENAKLVKKYYPNWTMRLYHDIKPIDIKQDSNKIFSAYNESIPTNHSTSNEKLGANMENKNGSIHETLHEILCHLMHAHSNLDLCYVGNIPSLGNLLGSQGNMWRFLPMADPLVDVFISRDLDSRPSEREVAAVNDWLNSNLTFHIMRDHPFHTPKILAGMWGAVVYPKREELFNLTLTMMAKGRKAKSKGLDQIVLKEVLWPAAKESLKQHDSYHCKIFGKDRKVDAWPSRRNINEPYNFVGARIGVDVRPMQKACPLQCRPPKAKHWVYC
- the LOC124166578 gene encoding uncharacterized protein LOC124166578 isoform X3 translates to MNLNIFTDKITTAMTISHVLTKEKRKISTSSCPDWSTSPLKMNLNGYFYGTEEFYKKSTCSDIATSRGPHQHVVSFSFYGNVKNRRGYFKGIEENAKLVKKYYPNWTMRLYHDIKPIDIKQDSNKIFSAYNESIPTNHSTSNEEKLGANMENKNGSIHETLHEILCHLMHAHSNLDLCYVGNIPSLGNLLGSQGNMWRFLPMADPLVDVFISRDLDSRPSEREVAAVNDWLNSNLTFHIMRDHPFHTPKILAGMWGAVVYPKREELFNLTLTMMAKGRKAKSKGLDQIVLKEVLWPAAKESLKQHDSYHCKIFGKDRKVDAWPSRRNINEPYNFVGARIGVDVRPMQKACPLQCRPPKAKHWVYC